A stretch of the Thermofilum adornatum genome encodes the following:
- a CDS encoding type II toxin-antitoxin system VapC family toxin → MTVIDASLLVKYVLHEEGWEKVSETLRHVSPLYSVDHVLKEVANALWKHAYLRKMMPASLAHELYSLVGRLAETRVIVLEEERIYLPRALHIALQHGLTVYDSLYIAQAEKYGKLLTSDAAQARVATNLGIETILIS, encoded by the coding sequence GTGACAGTAATTGACGCCTCGCTCTTGGTTAAGTATGTTTTGCATGAGGAGGGCTGGGAAAAAGTCTCAGAGACCCTTAGGCACGTTTCCCCGCTATACTCTGTAGACCACGTTTTAAAAGAAGTCGCTAATGCTCTCTGGAAACATGCCTACCTCAGGAAAATGATGCCGGCGAGCCTCGCCCACGAGCTCTACAGCCTTGTAGGGAGACTAGCGGAGACCCGCGTAATAGTCCTCGAGGAGGAACGTATATATCTCCCGAGGGCCCTACATATCGCCCTACAACACGGTCTGACAGTTTATGACTCCTTGTACATAGCACAGGCAGAAAAATACGGCAAACTATTGACAAGCGACGCTGCTCAGGCAAGAGTAGCAACTAATCTAGGCATAGAAACCATCCTCATAAGCTAA
- a CDS encoding VIT1/CCC1 transporter family protein, translating into MDMEIELGEDSSLIKASLFRGFLQRLTRALDLEIARRYFALNLFDGILTVLGFTVNYFFLGGRNPSVLLASGLIISIGMAISGLTSAMLVEYSELQKELNELEKALFRDLDGTHIARTKMATALMNALVNAVAPILGALAVLFPILLTSIGIIGFTQAFELSLFLSMLSLFLLGVYLGKNAGSRPIVYGIIMVLAGSATAIIAYLLGAV; encoded by the coding sequence ATGGATATGGAAATAGAGCTAGGCGAAGACTCGTCACTTATAAAAGCTTCATTATTTAGAGGGTTCCTGCAGAGACTAACAAGGGCTCTAGACTTGGAGATAGCTAGAAGGTACTTTGCACTGAACCTCTTCGACGGCATACTGACAGTACTCGGCTTCACCGTGAACTATTTCTTTCTTGGTGGCCGCAACCCCAGCGTGCTCCTAGCCTCAGGCCTAATCATAAGCATAGGTATGGCTATCTCGGGCCTCACAAGCGCCATGCTAGTCGAGTACTCAGAGCTACAGAAGGAGCTAAACGAGCTCGAAAAGGCCCTGTTCAGAGACCTTGACGGCACACACATCGCTAGGACAAAGATGGCCACAGCACTAATGAACGCACTTGTAAACGCCGTTGCACCGATTCTTGGAGCCCTCGCAGTCCTGTTTCCGATCCTCTTGACAAGCATTGGCATAATCGGATTCACCCAGGCATTCGAGCTATCACTATTCCTCAGCATGCTATCCCTTTTCCTGCTAGGCGTCTACCTAGGGAAAAACGCTGGTAGCAGGCCAATAGTATATGGAATCATAATGGTTTTAGCCGGCTCAGCAACAGCTATAATAGCATACCTGCTGGGTGCAGTATAA
- a CDS encoding CRISPR-associated endonuclease Cas1, whose amino-acid sequence MSLVLDLMEEFRPIAVDRPLIKLARTNPSSLANLLSEDGEKKSESVKHVWRLLNENMKTAKPPIQ is encoded by the coding sequence ATGAGCCTAGTACTAGACCTCATGGAGGAATTCAGACCCATAGCCGTCGACAGGCCCCTGATAAAGCTTGCCAGGACAAATCCCTCAAGCCTGGCAAACCTCCTCTCAGAAGACGGTGAAAAGAAGTCAGAATCTGTGAAGCATGTGTGGAGGCTCCTAAATGAAAACATGAAGACGGCGAAACCGCCAATACAGTAG
- a CDS encoding helix-turn-helix transcriptional regulator yields the protein MLGKLRDTPRHVHILIIIFLILTFISLSRSSLAQPQVTITLSEAGIAKVEYLVPTEGNLSVTIQLLGTPDPTLGVTVVDEKGLPLAFDTDQTGRYLTVATLNSSQVYVSYYTQDLTSKSGIFWIISVNSPYPLKVVLPVNATPVDMNPLPTKIYSIGRNLAIEYPAGSLQLKYVILYQPATSLPPQGTQPPASPTKQETGTSKGLFEVLWLLLPYLVVLAAIFVALAVFLALRGKRKSELVELGEEDLAILDALRKAGGAMFQGELQKAVNLPPTTLWRRVKKLAELGYVKIEKKAGRNYVELLE from the coding sequence TGTCTCGTAGCTCTCTTGCCCAGCCACAAGTCACAATAACCCTGAGCGAGGCTGGAATAGCAAAAGTCGAATATTTAGTTCCAACTGAAGGAAACCTCTCCGTGACAATTCAGTTGCTCGGGACGCCTGACCCTACCCTAGGTGTAACAGTTGTAGACGAAAAGGGCCTCCCACTCGCCTTCGACACTGACCAAACAGGCAGATACTTGACAGTGGCTACACTTAACTCGAGCCAAGTATACGTCTCCTACTATACACAAGACTTGACAAGCAAATCTGGAATCTTCTGGATAATAAGCGTGAATTCTCCCTACCCGCTCAAAGTCGTTTTGCCAGTAAACGCGACACCAGTCGACATGAACCCCCTCCCCACGAAGATCTACTCCATAGGAAGAAACTTGGCAATAGAATATCCCGCAGGAAGCCTACAGCTAAAATACGTCATACTATACCAGCCTGCAACTTCTCTCCCTCCCCAAGGGACACAGCCTCCTGCCTCGCCCACAAAACAAGAGACTGGGACCTCTAAGGGACTATTTGAAGTACTATGGCTACTCTTGCCCTACCTCGTTGTCCTCGCCGCTATATTTGTCGCACTTGCTGTTTTCCTGGCTTTGAGGGGTAAAAGGAAAAGTGAGCTCGTAGAGCTAGGCGAAGAAGACTTGGCAATTCTCGATGCCTTGAGGAAAGCAGGAGGGGCCATGTTCCAGGGAGAGCTACAGAAGGCTGTTAATTTGCCTCCCACTACTCTCTGGAGGAGGGTCAAGAAGCTCGCAGAGCTTGGGTACGTAAAGATAGAGAAAAAGGCGGGGAGAAACTACGTAGAATTACTGGAATGA
- a CDS encoding ECF transporter S component yields the protein MSSRRSLVISIAGLMTALTAALTIVVQIPVPETRGYINLGDAMVMLSGALFGPVVGFVAGGLGSALADIISGYAHWAPFTFLIKGIEGLIVGVFSRRKRAYLVLIGTVIGGAEMVLGYLAVETALYGLGAALIEVPGNVFQAMFGIIVANISWKILSGRLKTF from the coding sequence GTGTCGTCTAGAAGATCACTTGTCATATCAATAGCAGGCCTAATGACAGCTCTCACAGCCGCACTCACAATAGTTGTCCAGATCCCTGTGCCAGAAACAAGGGGATACATCAACCTAGGAGACGCGATGGTCATGCTCTCAGGCGCTTTGTTCGGCCCAGTAGTAGGTTTTGTCGCGGGCGGCCTCGGCTCTGCACTTGCAGACATCATTTCTGGATACGCACACTGGGCCCCATTCACGTTTCTCATTAAGGGCATAGAGGGGCTAATAGTCGGAGTCTTCTCGAGGAGGAAAAGGGCCTACCTCGTCCTAATAGGCACAGTTATTGGAGGAGCAGAAATGGTTCTAGGATACCTTGCCGTTGAGACTGCACTATACGGCCTGGGAGCCGCGCTGATCGAGGTCCCGGGCAACGTGTTCCAAGCCATGTTCGGAATAATTGTCGCAAACATCTCTTGGAAGATTCTCTCTGGAAGGCTGAAAACCTTCTAG
- a CDS encoding dihydrodipicolinate synthase family protein, with protein sequence MKSKFYGVISPFITPFKEDYSIDLEAVRWLARFQAERGVHGIFPNSTTGEFVHLSREEALEITRVVLEEVGGKVWVIPGISANYTEDSIALGKTFRDMGVTGAVVTPPFFFKISGERLKKHFSAILEKVDLPIIIYNIPATTGINIPVALLHELAKEYSNLAGVKATVESFTYFRQLVQIVKADRRDFAVLTGLDDFLLPVLMMGGDGGIMALANVAPQIHRAVYDAYTSGDLNRALREWHRLLKLVQVYDYATSFPTAVKTLLKVLNAPVKPYARMPLTPEPRETEEKMARLARELGLTI encoded by the coding sequence ATGAAGAGTAAATTTTACGGCGTAATTTCTCCGTTCATAACACCCTTCAAGGAAGACTATTCTATAGACCTCGAAGCAGTCAGGTGGCTTGCGAGATTCCAGGCCGAGAGGGGCGTCCACGGTATATTCCCAAACAGCACCACTGGGGAATTCGTTCACCTATCCAGGGAAGAGGCTTTAGAGATCACAAGGGTTGTTCTCGAAGAGGTCGGAGGAAAGGTCTGGGTCATCCCAGGGATCAGTGCCAACTATACGGAGGACTCTATCGCCCTTGGCAAGACATTCAGAGACATGGGGGTCACAGGGGCAGTCGTGACTCCTCCCTTCTTCTTCAAGATTTCGGGGGAGCGCCTAAAGAAGCATTTCTCCGCGATACTCGAAAAGGTAGATCTACCCATAATCATCTACAACATTCCGGCAACCACCGGGATAAACATACCAGTAGCCCTCCTCCACGAGCTCGCCAAAGAGTACAGCAACCTAGCAGGGGTAAAAGCCACAGTAGAGAGCTTCACATATTTTAGGCAACTCGTACAGATCGTAAAGGCCGATAGGAGAGATTTCGCCGTACTCACTGGCCTAGACGACTTCTTGCTCCCAGTCCTAATGATGGGTGGAGACGGGGGAATAATGGCCCTGGCAAACGTCGCTCCACAGATACACAGGGCTGTCTACGACGCCTACACGAGCGGAGACTTAAATAGGGCATTACGGGAGTGGCACAGGCTCCTTAAGCTGGTACAAGTATACGACTATGCCACATCCTTTCCAACCGCCGTCAAGACACTCCTAAAGGTGCTAAACGCACCCGTAAAGCCATATGCGAGGATGCCCCTTACGCCAGAACCAAGAGAAACGGAAGAAAAAATGGCAAGGCTAGCGAGAGAGCTAGGCTTGACTATCTAA
- a CDS encoding glycoside hydrolase family 3 N-terminal domain-containing protein, with the protein MSQQIIEELLSKLSIEEKVKILVGIGDTTSSQLARVPGAAGQTHPIERLNIPGFVLADGPAGVRIENPACRATAFPVEVMLASTWNPELVEQVGKAMGEEARSCGVDVLLAPALNIHRHPLGGRNFEYFSEDPLLSGKIASAYVRGVQSAGIGACIKHFVGNEQETGRWGLDTFVSERALREIYLKPFEIAVKEAKPWSVMSAYNKLNGVHCSENEWLLTTVLREEWGFDGFVMTDWGAGEDVVRQINAGNDVIMPGGQDKLEQVLKAVREGKIPIETIDRAVTRVLSKLLGSAGYKSTPGKPDLEAHAKIAYEAAVEGMVLLKNEGALPIDRGKKIAFFGVGQILTVKGGMGSGHTHPPYVSTILDAARERSLAIDEELAKKYAEAVSTYKEELEIFYRDEPDKPSISEDVVGEADIYATAQRNDLAVIVVTRVSGEGWDLAPEDFYLRDDEKWLIDTVSEAYRKIGKPVVAILNIGTPIDVASWREKVDAILLAWQPGQEAGRAIIDTLLGLVNPSGKLPTTFPKTLGDVPSWTFGGEPAGSPKSVTYEEDIYVGYRYYDTFGKEPAYEFGYGLSYTTFSYSDLSIEQDSEQVKVKFRVTNTGKMPGKEVAQVYVKPPKGKIDKPQKELKAFKKTRLLQPGEHEDIVLTIGYKDMASFNGKEWVLEKGTYKIMVGSSSRRIHLEGEFKIHEEKTFRN; encoded by the coding sequence ATGAGTCAACAAATAATTGAAGAATTATTGTCAAAGCTGAGCATCGAAGAAAAGGTCAAAATTCTCGTGGGGATAGGTGATACAACGAGCTCGCAACTCGCAAGGGTCCCAGGAGCAGCTGGACAAACCCATCCAATAGAGAGGCTCAACATTCCAGGCTTCGTCCTTGCAGATGGACCCGCAGGAGTAAGGATCGAAAACCCGGCTTGCAGAGCTACAGCTTTCCCCGTAGAAGTGATGCTTGCCTCGACATGGAACCCGGAGCTCGTCGAACAGGTTGGAAAGGCTATGGGCGAAGAGGCTAGGAGTTGCGGCGTAGATGTCTTGCTCGCTCCAGCGTTGAATATTCACAGGCATCCACTGGGCGGCAGGAACTTCGAGTATTTCTCGGAGGACCCGTTGCTATCTGGAAAAATTGCTTCCGCATACGTAAGGGGAGTCCAGTCTGCAGGTATAGGCGCCTGTATAAAGCACTTTGTCGGCAACGAGCAGGAGACAGGGAGATGGGGCCTCGACACCTTTGTATCTGAGAGGGCTCTGCGTGAAATATACCTCAAGCCCTTCGAGATAGCTGTCAAGGAAGCTAAGCCCTGGTCAGTCATGAGCGCATACAACAAGCTTAACGGCGTTCACTGCTCAGAGAACGAGTGGCTTTTGACCACGGTCTTACGGGAAGAGTGGGGCTTCGACGGCTTCGTAATGACGGACTGGGGCGCCGGGGAAGACGTTGTGAGACAGATAAATGCGGGCAACGACGTCATCATGCCAGGGGGACAAGACAAACTCGAACAAGTATTGAAAGCAGTGAGGGAAGGCAAAATACCAATAGAAACCATAGACAGAGCCGTCACAAGGGTCCTCTCGAAGCTCCTCGGCTCTGCCGGCTACAAGTCTACTCCCGGGAAGCCTGACCTAGAGGCACATGCAAAGATAGCATACGAGGCCGCAGTCGAGGGCATGGTTCTCCTCAAGAATGAGGGCGCCCTACCCATAGACAGAGGCAAGAAAATAGCATTCTTCGGCGTCGGCCAGATCCTGACAGTCAAGGGCGGAATGGGGAGCGGGCACACACATCCACCATACGTTTCGACGATCCTAGATGCCGCACGGGAGAGGTCTCTAGCCATAGACGAAGAACTGGCCAAGAAGTATGCAGAGGCAGTTTCCACATACAAGGAGGAGCTCGAAATCTTCTACAGGGACGAGCCCGACAAGCCAAGCATATCCGAGGACGTCGTAGGCGAGGCAGACATCTACGCGACTGCCCAGAGGAACGACTTGGCAGTAATAGTCGTTACAAGGGTTTCAGGTGAAGGATGGGACCTTGCACCAGAAGACTTCTACCTAAGGGACGACGAGAAATGGCTCATAGACACAGTCTCGGAAGCATACAGAAAAATCGGGAAACCAGTCGTAGCCATACTAAACATCGGCACACCAATCGATGTGGCTTCCTGGCGGGAAAAAGTAGACGCAATCCTCCTGGCATGGCAACCAGGACAAGAAGCAGGCAGAGCCATAATAGACACCCTCCTCGGCCTTGTCAATCCTTCTGGCAAACTCCCAACAACCTTCCCCAAGACACTGGGAGACGTCCCCTCATGGACGTTCGGCGGCGAGCCAGCCGGCAGTCCAAAGAGCGTGACATACGAGGAGGACATATACGTTGGGTACAGGTACTATGACACATTCGGCAAAGAGCCCGCCTACGAGTTCGGCTACGGCCTCAGCTATACAACCTTCTCCTACAGCGACCTATCCATCGAGCAGGACAGCGAACAGGTAAAAGTCAAGTTCAGGGTCACAAACACCGGGAAAATGCCAGGAAAAGAAGTCGCACAAGTCTACGTGAAGCCTCCAAAGGGAAAAATCGACAAGCCACAAAAAGAGCTAAAAGCCTTCAAGAAGACAAGGCTCCTCCAGCCCGGAGAACACGAAGACATAGTCCTCACTATTGGCTATAAGGACATGGCAAGCTTCAACGGCAAAGAATGGGTCCTCGAAAAGGGAACCTACAAGATCATGGTCGGCTCTTCTTCGCGGAGAATACACCTAGAAGGCGAGTTCAAGATTCACGAGGAAAAAACCTTTAGAAACTAG
- a CDS encoding AIR synthase family protein, translated as MKPYGKLSQEELSELLGILTRRDPSVLLGPAIGEDAAIVDLGDKVLVTHSDPITGASELAGWLSVHVVANDIATRGVKPSWLVTTLLLPQTFSREQLKKLASQIRSAADEIDATVIGGHTEITPGLDRPIIITTAFGVGEKEKFFTTSGGRDGDLLVATKDAALEGTSIIATDFHDKLLGKIDKSILENAKNFIHEISVVKEALTAAQVHGVHAMHDATEGGILAAALEIAYASRLSVVLYEEKIPLRRETAQICRALGLDALGLISSGTLLIAVQPESAPILIERLQKEGVKATIIGEFKKNGHSLLVKKTGEKIEIGLPIAEELWKLF; from the coding sequence ATGAAGCCTTACGGTAAACTCTCCCAAGAAGAACTATCAGAGCTGCTGGGAATTCTCACTCGCCGGGACCCAAGCGTCCTCCTAGGCCCAGCCATTGGAGAAGACGCGGCAATAGTAGACCTAGGAGACAAGGTCCTCGTAACACACAGCGACCCGATAACGGGCGCCTCCGAGCTCGCGGGCTGGCTATCCGTCCACGTCGTCGCAAACGACATAGCCACGAGGGGAGTCAAGCCAAGCTGGCTAGTCACAACCCTACTGTTGCCCCAAACCTTTTCCAGGGAACAACTAAAAAAGCTGGCCAGCCAGATAAGGAGCGCCGCTGACGAGATAGACGCAACCGTTATAGGGGGACACACCGAGATAACCCCGGGACTCGACAGGCCAATAATCATTACAACGGCCTTCGGGGTCGGCGAAAAGGAAAAGTTCTTCACGACTAGCGGGGGACGGGACGGAGACCTACTCGTAGCGACAAAAGACGCGGCACTAGAAGGCACATCAATCATAGCCACAGACTTCCACGACAAGCTGCTAGGCAAAATAGACAAGTCAATCCTCGAGAACGCCAAAAACTTCATACACGAGATAAGCGTCGTAAAAGAAGCCCTAACAGCGGCCCAGGTCCACGGGGTCCACGCAATGCACGACGCCACCGAGGGAGGCATCCTCGCCGCGGCCCTAGAAATAGCATACGCCTCTAGGCTCAGCGTGGTCCTATACGAGGAAAAGATACCACTAAGAAGAGAAACAGCACAAATATGCAGAGCCCTCGGCCTAGACGCACTGGGGCTCATAAGCTCGGGCACACTCCTAATCGCAGTCCAGCCAGAATCAGCCCCAATACTCATAGAAAGGCTACAAAAGGAGGGAGTAAAAGCAACAATCATAGGCGAATTCAAGAAAAACGGGCACAGCCTACTCGTAAAAAAGACCGGAGAAAAAATAGAAATAGGGCTACCCATAGCCGAGGAACTCTGGAAGCTCTTTTAA
- the cas6 gene encoding CRISPR system precrRNA processing endoribonuclease RAMP protein Cas6, translating to MVSIVYFVFEFSAGGGGSLPVFAGAESRGAFLGMVRRLDSGLSELLHSGRGGRSVFSLKPLRFLSGYSVVESGSSFGGVVFERGARCSLEVAVFDEEASRRLVSILATSPLGLEVNGVEFGLVGLSIRIIDPSSVISGEDAPESLDVRFLTPTYFNPLRGDQSYKVLYPDPEHLFASLVAVAHDLTGQGFPKPSELAEKVYISGLEIRTPRMEASKPAPNGFTGWVRLRFKKDASTSAKKLIAGLLRLGEITNVGGNRTAGYGVINVSSLAGDKGRVKESRENVSR from the coding sequence ATGGTTTCGATCGTGTATTTTGTTTTCGAGTTTTCTGCTGGGGGTGGGGGCTCTCTTCCAGTGTTTGCTGGGGCAGAGAGCCGTGGGGCTTTCCTGGGGATGGTTAGACGGCTTGACTCTGGGCTGTCTGAGTTGTTGCATTCGGGGAGGGGTGGGAGGTCTGTTTTTTCTCTTAAGCCTCTGCGTTTCTTGTCTGGCTACAGTGTTGTAGAGTCTGGGTCCTCTTTTGGGGGCGTTGTTTTTGAGAGGGGGGCTAGGTGTAGCCTGGAGGTTGCGGTTTTTGACGAGGAGGCTTCTAGGCGGCTTGTGTCTATTCTCGCGACTAGTCCGCTGGGGCTAGAGGTGAACGGGGTCGAGTTTGGGCTTGTCGGCCTCTCTATTAGGATTATCGACCCATCGAGCGTGATTAGTGGCGAGGACGCGCCGGAGTCTCTGGACGTGCGTTTTCTCACGCCGACGTACTTCAACCCCCTTAGGGGCGACCAGAGCTACAAAGTCCTCTACCCGGACCCCGAGCACCTCTTTGCAAGCCTAGTAGCTGTTGCCCACGACCTGACGGGCCAGGGCTTTCCCAAGCCCAGCGAGCTAGCTGAGAAGGTCTACATAAGCGGGCTAGAAATCAGGACGCCCAGGATGGAGGCCTCCAAGCCGGCCCCCAACGGGTTCACGGGCTGGGTCAGGCTGAGGTTCAAGAAGGACGCCTCTACAAGCGCCAAGAAGCTGATAGCCGGGCTCCTGAGGCTCGGAGAAATCACCAATGTCGGCGGTAACAGGACCGCTGGCTACGGTGTGATAAATGTTTCTAGTTTAGCGGGGGACAAGGGCCGAGTAAAGGAAAGCCGGGAAAACGTGTCTCGCTAG
- a CDS encoding SPOUT family RNA methylase, giving the protein MQEPVRVDIIVTCKLGFERVVASLIKELCPECRAVPSPMGYMGLVLVEAPTQNIEVLANNIREKVPEAEKVFKVDAECNARLQELGECVKPLASGISSDESFAVRTVRRGKHDYTSLDVNAYIGSVIKEATGARVDLENPDKVVLIQILQDKAYVSIVPGSEFYRKMAPTKFPMYKLYRRMVVTHEPYLGPPDASYVMGTRIGREIQCFEVGKLVVAPVGAVEAEALQRFLRGVIDGQKSRLGIQKKSYGREVHRTEILVQDMYQFVRSWHGKPLIIFEPEGEPVSRVGGELADFIIEKVFREKKELGVMVGAREGIPSGLFRYADFVLDVAPGVVISTDLALTSGLIAIGTAVHDKLLGLDLSDGVEKLAE; this is encoded by the coding sequence ATGCAGGAGCCCGTGCGTGTCGACATAATAGTTACCTGTAAACTTGGGTTTGAACGCGTAGTTGCTTCACTCATAAAAGAGCTCTGCCCAGAATGTAGGGCCGTCCCTTCGCCAATGGGGTACATGGGCCTCGTCCTGGTAGAGGCACCCACACAAAACATAGAGGTGCTCGCGAACAATATAAGGGAAAAAGTTCCAGAGGCAGAAAAAGTCTTCAAAGTGGATGCCGAGTGCAACGCTAGGCTTCAAGAGCTGGGTGAATGCGTGAAGCCCCTGGCTAGCGGGATAAGTAGCGACGAGAGCTTCGCCGTCAGGACTGTTAGGCGCGGGAAGCACGACTACACAAGCCTAGATGTAAACGCGTACATCGGCTCTGTCATAAAGGAGGCTACAGGTGCACGTGTAGACCTCGAGAACCCCGACAAGGTTGTCCTCATACAGATCCTGCAGGACAAGGCCTATGTCTCCATTGTGCCTGGCTCCGAGTTCTACAGGAAGATGGCCCCCACAAAGTTCCCGATGTACAAGCTATATAGGCGAATGGTCGTGACCCACGAGCCCTACCTTGGCCCGCCGGACGCCTCGTATGTGATGGGCACGAGGATTGGCAGGGAGATACAGTGCTTCGAGGTTGGAAAACTCGTTGTCGCACCAGTTGGGGCAGTCGAGGCAGAGGCTCTACAGCGTTTCCTCAGGGGGGTCATCGATGGCCAGAAGTCTAGGCTCGGCATCCAGAAAAAGAGCTATGGAAGGGAGGTCCACCGGACAGAGATACTTGTACAGGACATGTACCAGTTCGTGAGGTCTTGGCACGGGAAGCCCCTAATAATCTTTGAGCCGGAGGGAGAGCCTGTCTCTAGGGTCGGCGGTGAGCTGGCCGACTTTATCATCGAGAAGGTCTTCAGGGAGAAAAAAGAGCTCGGCGTGATGGTTGGCGCAAGGGAGGGAATCCCATCTGGGCTTTTTAGGTATGCCGACTTCGTTCTAGACGTGGCCCCCGGAGTAGTCATCTCGACCGACCTCGCCCTGACATCTGGACTCATAGCTATCGGCACGGCTGTCCACGACAAGCTCTTGGGGCTAGACCTCTCGGACGGGGTGGAAAAACTTGCCGAGTAG
- a CDS encoding cyclase family protein, whose product MKIIDLTMELKTGSPVFPGYPTPIVHTWTTIKEHGYYSNLLQLVEHTGTHVDSPAHFIEGAPTIDKVPLERFMGKGIVVDATGLGPKAPITREFLEKALKGKGVGKGWVVLIMTGYDSKAGTPDWFNHPGLDESGAKYLAELEINAVGIDAPSIDQPPFPGHKNLLPRGIVIFENLTNLKELVGKEFTFYGFPLRISNGSASPVRALAVLE is encoded by the coding sequence ATGAAGATAATTGATTTAACAATGGAGCTTAAAACTGGAAGCCCAGTTTTCCCAGGCTATCCCACGCCAATTGTCCACACCTGGACAACTATAAAGGAGCACGGCTACTACAGCAATCTCCTCCAGCTAGTCGAGCACACAGGAACACATGTCGACTCGCCAGCACACTTCATAGAGGGTGCACCCACAATCGACAAGGTTCCCCTGGAGAGGTTCATGGGTAAGGGCATCGTTGTTGACGCTACGGGGCTCGGGCCAAAAGCACCCATTACAAGAGAATTCCTCGAGAAGGCTCTAAAGGGCAAGGGCGTCGGGAAGGGCTGGGTTGTCCTTATTATGACGGGATATGATTCCAAGGCCGGCACGCCTGACTGGTTCAACCATCCGGGCCTCGATGAAAGTGGAGCAAAGTACCTTGCCGAGCTCGAGATAAACGCGGTCGGGATTGATGCGCCCAGCATAGACCAGCCGCCTTTCCCAGGCCACAAGAACCTCTTGCCAAGGGGCATAGTGATCTTCGAGAACCTGACAAACCTAAAAGAGCTCGTTGGAAAAGAATTCACGTTCTACGGATTCCCGCTTAGAATCTCAAACGGCTCGGCAAGCCCCGTAAGGGCGCTAGCAGTCCTCGAGTAG
- a CDS encoding magnesium-dependent phosphatase-1 yields the protein MPLKLIILDLDGTLWSHKDISSTRPPFIRIDDETLVDSANNFVRLDPCARRLLESAKKKGVLLAIASWNNPDIALQALRVLGLDGFFDFPVVEPHPGKDRMVEKILARLGVAEEDAVFVDDTEYMVDLVRARFPRMSVYRVGGDIRDLCELIDRLGLSDA from the coding sequence ATGCCCCTAAAACTGATAATTTTAGACCTGGATGGGACGCTCTGGTCCCACAAGGACATCTCTTCAACTCGTCCCCCCTTCATTAGGATAGATGATGAGACGCTCGTGGATTCAGCCAACAATTTTGTAAGGCTGGATCCCTGTGCTAGGAGGCTTCTAGAGTCAGCCAAGAAGAAGGGGGTTCTGCTTGCCATAGCTAGCTGGAACAATCCGGACATAGCGTTGCAGGCTCTTAGAGTTCTGGGGCTAGACGGTTTCTTTGACTTTCCAGTCGTGGAGCCTCACCCGGGAAAGGACAGGATGGTCGAGAAGATCCTCGCGAGGCTGGGGGTAGCAGAGGAGGACGCGGTTTTTGTTGACGACACAGAATACATGGTGGACCTAGTTAGGGCGAGGTTTCCACGGATGAGTGTCTACAGGGTTGGTGGAGACATACGCGACTTGTGCGAGCTCATAGATAGGCTGGGCTTGTCAGATGCGTGA
- a CDS encoding AbrB/MazE/SpoVT family DNA-binding domain-containing protein, with the protein MVTKDFTGTITEKGKITIPAEIRKKYKLRKGSRVRFVETEKGILIVPIIPFEQLFGIDKDAKEIIFEMIRELEEERKRQASLD; encoded by the coding sequence ATGGTCACGAAAGACTTTACCGGCACTATTACCGAGAAAGGAAAGATAACAATTCCAGCTGAGATTAGAAAAAAGTATAAGTTGAGGAAAGGTTCTCGCGTAAGGTTTGTAGAGACAGAGAAGGGCATTTTGATCGTACCCATTATTCCCTTCGAACAACTTTTCGGCATAGATAAGGATGCAAAGGAGATTATATTTGAGATGATAAGGGAGTTGGAGGAGGAAAGGAAAAGGCAAGCTTCCTTAGATTAG
- a CDS encoding DUF211 domain-containing protein: MEAVRHIKIVLDVLKPREIPVYHLATSLAELENVQQVTVDVIEVDVKTETVKLTVEGTNLDINDVLRHLEETGCSVRSIDSVAVKKG, encoded by the coding sequence ATGGAAGCCGTGAGACACATAAAAATCGTGCTAGACGTATTGAAGCCCCGAGAGATCCCAGTATACCATCTCGCAACATCTCTAGCCGAGCTAGAAAACGTCCAGCAAGTAACAGTAGACGTCATAGAGGTCGACGTAAAGACCGAGACAGTAAAACTAACCGTGGAAGGCACAAATCTCGACATCAACGATGTACTCAGACACCTAGAAGAGACAGGGTGCTCAGTTAGAAGCATTGACTCAGTAGCAGTAAAAAAAGGATAG